A section of the Pseudomonas lini genome encodes:
- a CDS encoding sensor histidine kinase — translation MRSLFWRILASFWLAIALVAGLSILLGHMLNQDAWILSRHPGLNNLPEQWTQTYESQGEEAAQDILEQRKRQYHIDVQVLNETGDPVVRGTFPRRAAAFEARQQNDDRRLPWRRLTDEYTSAKTGDTYLLIYRIPHPELDAWHRESLLWPLSALGIALVVLTLFSLLVTFSITRPLSRLRGAVHDLGQTTYQQNSLAQLANRRDEFGVLANDFNRMGARLQSLIGSQRQLLRDVSHELRSPLARLRIALALAERANPEEREKLWPRLTRECDRLEALISEILVLARVDADNASAEEVDLNALLNTLQKDAQLGSPEQNVRLEAEPQLNLKGWPTMIERAVDNLLRNAQRFNPIGQPIEMQALRQGDRIVVSVRDHGPGVEAEHLNQLAEPFYRAPGQTAAGHGLGLAIARRAAERHGGSLVLANHPEGGFIASLELPLVPGAVVQP, via the coding sequence GTGCGCTCATTGTTCTGGCGTATCCTGGCCAGCTTCTGGCTGGCCATTGCTCTGGTTGCGGGCCTTTCCATTCTGCTCGGGCACATGCTCAACCAGGATGCATGGATTCTCAGTCGCCACCCGGGCCTTAACAACCTGCCCGAACAGTGGACGCAAACCTACGAAAGCCAGGGCGAAGAAGCCGCCCAGGACATTCTGGAGCAGCGCAAGCGCCAGTATCACATCGACGTTCAGGTGCTCAATGAGACCGGTGACCCGGTGGTACGCGGCACCTTCCCTCGGCGGGCGGCGGCGTTCGAGGCACGGCAGCAAAACGATGATCGGCGCCTGCCATGGCGGCGCCTGACCGATGAATACACCAGCGCCAAGACGGGCGACACCTACCTGCTGATCTACCGCATTCCGCACCCGGAACTGGATGCCTGGCACCGTGAAAGCCTGCTCTGGCCGTTGAGTGCGCTGGGTATCGCGCTGGTGGTGCTGACCCTGTTCAGCCTGCTGGTGACCTTTTCCATCACCCGACCGCTGAGCCGTTTGCGCGGTGCGGTGCATGACCTCGGGCAGACGACGTATCAACAGAACAGCCTGGCGCAACTGGCCAACCGTCGCGATGAGTTCGGCGTGCTGGCCAACGACTTCAACCGCATGGGCGCGCGCCTGCAAAGCCTGATCGGCAGCCAGCGGCAACTACTGCGGGACGTGTCTCACGAGTTGCGTTCACCCTTGGCCCGACTGCGCATTGCCTTGGCACTGGCCGAGCGGGCGAATCCTGAGGAGCGGGAAAAACTCTGGCCGCGCCTGACCCGTGAATGCGATCGACTGGAAGCGCTGATCAGCGAAATCCTGGTACTGGCGCGCGTCGATGCCGACAATGCCAGCGCCGAAGAAGTCGATCTAAACGCGCTGCTCAATACCCTGCAAAAAGATGCGCAGCTGGGCTCGCCCGAGCAGAACGTGCGCCTTGAGGCCGAGCCGCAACTGAACCTCAAAGGCTGGCCGACCATGATCGAGCGTGCCGTGGACAACCTGCTGCGTAATGCCCAGCGCTTTAACCCGATCGGGCAACCGATCGAAATGCAGGCGTTGCGCCAGGGCGACAGGATTGTGGTCAGCGTGCGCGACCACGGCCCCGGCGTAGAGGCCGAGCATTTGAATCAGCTGGCTGAACCGTTCTATCGGGCACCGGGGCAAACAGCGGCCGGACATGGCCTCGGGCTGGCCATTGCGCGTAGAGCGGCGGAGCGGCATGGCGGCAGTCTGGTGCTGGCCAATCATCCGGAGGGCGGGTTTATTGCCAGCCTGGAGTTGCCTCTAGTACCGGGGGCCGTGGTTCAACCCTGA
- a CDS encoding Spy/CpxP family protein refolding chaperone, whose translation MRKTLIALMFAAALPTVAMAMPEGAGPMGDHMDGSRHGGQMHGMHGKGPYSQLDLSREQREQIRKIMGEQMHERQQLVDKYLEKLSPADQKALKDEMEAKHKKADADVRALLKPDQQKQFDEIQQKKAERRAEWAEFKAWKAQQAQKAQ comes from the coding sequence ATGCGCAAGACTCTTATCGCTCTGATGTTTGCTGCCGCCCTGCCGACCGTTGCCATGGCCATGCCTGAAGGCGCGGGTCCGATGGGTGACCACATGGACGGCTCACGCCACGGCGGTCAGATGCACGGCATGCACGGTAAAGGCCCTTACAGCCAGCTGGACCTGAGCCGCGAACAGCGCGAGCAGATCCGCAAGATCATGGGCGAGCAGATGCATGAGCGTCAGCAATTGGTCGACAAGTACCTGGAAAAACTCTCGCCAGCCGATCAGAAAGCCCTGAAAGACGAGATGGAGGCCAAGCACAAGAAAGCTGACGCCGATGTTCGCGCACTGCTGAAACCGGATCAACAGAAGCAATTCGACGAGATTCAGCAGAAAAAAGCTGAGCGTCGCGCCGAATGGGCCGAGTTCAAGGCCTGGAAAGCGCAGCAAGCGCAAAAAGCGCAATAA
- a CDS encoding response regulator transcription factor — protein sequence MSELLLIDDDQELCELLSSWLSQEGFQVRACHDGQSARRALAETSPAAVVLDVMLPDGSGLELLKQLRSDHPDLPVLMLSARGEPLDRILGLELGADDYLAKPCDPRELTARLRAVLRRSHPTAVSSQLELGDLCFSPVRGVVSIDEQEFTLTVSESRLLEALLKQPGEPLDKQELAQIALGRKLTLYDRSLDMHVSNLRKKIGPHPDGRPRIVALRSRGYYYSL from the coding sequence ATGAGCGAGCTGTTATTAATTGATGATGACCAGGAGCTGTGTGAGCTTCTGAGCAGTTGGCTGAGCCAGGAAGGCTTTCAGGTCCGCGCCTGCCACGACGGCCAGAGTGCTCGTCGCGCACTGGCTGAAACGTCCCCCGCGGCCGTGGTGCTGGACGTGATGCTGCCGGATGGCAGCGGCCTGGAACTGCTCAAGCAACTGCGCAGTGACCATCCGGATTTGCCGGTGCTGATGCTTTCGGCCCGTGGCGAACCGCTGGACCGCATTCTCGGCCTGGAACTCGGTGCCGATGATTACCTGGCCAAACCGTGCGATCCGCGGGAACTGACAGCCCGCCTGCGCGCGGTGTTGCGCCGCAGTCATCCGACGGCAGTTTCCAGCCAGCTCGAACTTGGCGATTTGTGCTTCAGCCCGGTGCGTGGCGTGGTCAGCATCGATGAACAGGAGTTCACCCTCACCGTCTCCGAAAGCCGTCTGCTCGAAGCCCTGCTCAAGCAGCCCGGTGAACCGCTGGATAAACAGGAACTGGCGCAAATCGCCCTCGGTCGCAAACTGACCCTGTACGACCGTAGCCTGGATATGCACGTGAGCAACCTGCGCAAAAAAATCGGCCCGCACCCCGATGGTCGTCCACGCATCGTTGCCCTGCGCAGTCGCGGTTACTACTACAGCCTGTAA
- a CDS encoding translation initiation factor 2, giving the protein MRKGPLCLMLVTLSIMAPAHGEESANGGSSTPLSLSAGSQITELQQRLKASEQQREELSKQLQNTDGERESAQLSRLRQENQRLKLQLKEAQASSPLPRLLTDQQQWFVIGAAVALSALLCGIFASGATRKRRQWLN; this is encoded by the coding sequence ATGCGCAAAGGTCCGTTGTGTCTGATGCTGGTGACGTTGTCGATCATGGCGCCCGCCCATGGTGAAGAAAGCGCCAATGGCGGTAGTTCGACGCCGCTGTCCTTGAGCGCCGGCAGCCAGATCACCGAGTTGCAGCAGCGCTTGAAGGCAAGCGAACAGCAACGAGAAGAATTGAGTAAACAACTGCAAAATACCGATGGCGAACGCGAAAGCGCCCAGCTGAGCCGGTTGCGCCAAGAGAATCAGCGCCTGAAGCTGCAACTCAAGGAAGCCCAGGCCAGCAGCCCGTTGCCGCGCCTGCTGACAGATCAGCAGCAATGGTTTGTTATCGGTGCCGCAGTAGCGCTATCGGCCCTGCTCTGCGGTATCTTCGCCAGTGGTGCAACCAGAAAACGTCGGCAATGGCTAAATTGA
- a CDS encoding YciI family protein, which translates to MLYAIIATDVANSLEARLAARPAHLERLQVLKGEGRIVLAGPHPAVDSNDPGAAGFTGSLIVAEFDSLSAAQAWADADPYIAAGVYANVLVKPFKQVLP; encoded by the coding sequence ATGCTTTACGCAATCATTGCCACAGACGTCGCCAACTCCCTGGAAGCCCGCCTGGCCGCACGGCCTGCGCACCTTGAGCGCCTGCAAGTGCTTAAAGGTGAAGGTCGTATCGTATTGGCCGGTCCGCACCCGGCGGTCGACAGCAATGATCCGGGCGCGGCGGGTTTCACCGGCAGCCTGATCGTTGCCGAATTCGATTCGCTGAGCGCCGCACAGGCCTGGGCCGACGCCGATCCGTACATTGCCGCAGGCGTCTACGCCAACGTTTTGGTCAAGCCGTTCAAGCAAGTCCTCCCGTAA